One Symphalangus syndactylus isolate Jambi chromosome 10, NHGRI_mSymSyn1-v2.1_pri, whole genome shotgun sequence genomic region harbors:
- the LOC129491224 gene encoding translation machinery-associated protein 7-like produces the protein MSGCEGGKKKPLKQPKKQAKEMDEEDKAFKQKQKEEQKKLEELKVKAAGKGPLATGGIKKSGKK, from the coding sequence ATGTCCGGCTGCGAAGGTGGCAAGAAGAAGCCACTGAAACAGCCCAAGAAGCAGGCCAAGGAGATGGACGAGGAAGATAAGGCTTTcaagcagaaacaaaaagaggAGCAGAAGAAACTCGAGGAGCTAAAAGTGAAGGCCGCGGGGAAGGGGCCCTTAGCCACAGGTGGAATTAAGAAATCTGGCAAAAAGTAA